The following are encoded in a window of Perca fluviatilis chromosome 21, GENO_Pfluv_1.0, whole genome shotgun sequence genomic DNA:
- the sost gene encoding sclerostin: MQVSLALLVSSSALVLLQGCCTAVRGWKLLKNGATEILPEYRENARTPQEEATPPASGNNNNNNNNNNNNNNNTLNNRAKNGGRTANTVSYSSSELSCRELRSTRYINDGSCRSAKPVKELVCSGQCMPAHLMPNSIGRGKWWRGSASDYRCIPAHSRTRRVQLHCPNGNTRTYKIRVITSCKCKRFRPHHNQSEAKEVPKTQRNKKNSRSKNNTPTLLGNSY, translated from the exons ATGCAGGTGTCTCTGGCCCTCCTCGTCTCCAGCTCGGCGCTCGTGCTGCTCCAGGGATGCTGCACCGCCGTCCGGGGCTGGAAGCTGCTGAAGAACGGAGCCACGGAGATCTTACCGGAGTACAGAGAGAACGCACGGACACCCCAGGAGGAGGCGACACCACCGGCGTCcggtaacaacaacaacaacaacaacaacaacaacaacaacaacaacaacactttgAATAACAGGGCGAAAAACGGCGGAAGGACCGCAAACACAGTCTCCTACA GTTCCTCGGAGCTGAGCTGTAGGGAGCTGCGCTCCACCCGTTACATCAACGACGGGTCTTGCCGCAGTGCCAAGCCTGTCAAGGAGCTGGTGTGTTCGGGCCAGTGCATGCCGGCACACCTCATGCCCAACTCCATCGGCCGCGGCAAGTGGTGGAGGGGCAGCGCTTCGGACTACCGCTGCATCCCGGCCCACTCCCGGACAAGGAGGGTCCAGCTGCACTGTCCCAACGGCAACACTCGGACTTACAAAATCCGCGTGATCACCTCCTGCAAGTGCAAGCGCTTCAGGCCCCACCACAACCAATCAGAGGCCAAGGAGGTCCCGAAGACGCAACGCAACAAGAAGAACAGCCGGAGCAAGAACAACACGCCAACACTGTTGGGCAACTCGTACTGA